The window GGCATCAGCCCTAGCTAACTTCAAGAACCTGGGGCAACCAAGCTCATGCCATGGAGGCTAGAGTTTAGCAACTACAGATGACAAGCATGTGCTGCATGCAAAGGAACAGACAGAACATCAGATCTAATAACATGCAGACATCAGGGCTGTGCGGGGTCTCCCCAAaagcagctgagcctggctctgCGGGGGCTGAGAGAGTGCCCTGGCGCAGCTGGCCGGGGCCCCGTGCAGGGCCAGGGAGCCCCGCAGCCGACGCTGGGCtttgaaaggaaaggcagagaggcaggcaTGGATTGCAGGCTTCTTTTATTGCAGTGCAGGAAAGCGGCCACTGGAGAAAGCCACGTACGAGGGAGGCACGCAGGTTGTCCCTGCAGGCTTTGAGTAAGGTGCTCCTTCAGGCTTCTCCCAGGCGGTGGTCATTGCAGAGACATGCCTGTGGGACGATGGTGCGCATCTGGGCATGGTCGGGAttaaggaggaggaggagggtcatGGAGAGAGGGtaaggaggggagaaaggggTGAGGAGTGAGTCTGAGTGTCCCAAGGGCTGTGCCGGGGTCTTTGGGTCAGGGTCTAGCAGGGCCCACAGGTGTCCCACAGCTTCTTGGTGTAGCGGGGCAAGACGCAAGGGCTGCAGGCGGGAGAAGCGTAGGGTCTGCCAAAGGTGCAGAGGCCCCCCGAGCCCTGCGTGGCCCCGGCACCGTAgaggccccccagccccagggagcccccAAAGGCCGGTGCTCCGGAGGAGCCCACCACGGcttgctgggggaaggagctgaggatggggccggggaAGGTGATGACGACGGGGGGCGGCTGGATGAAGGCCGTGGAGTCGGGGCACTGGCGGGCGCACAGCTCGTTGCAGCTCTCGGCGATGGGCTGCGGGACGGCGACGCTGGTTTTTGGTGGGCACAGGTCGTAGCAAGACATCTTTGTTGGAGAGAGCTGAGCCTGAAAGACATGGCCCCAAGGACAGGTGTCATGACCGAGGAGGAGATCCTCTGGCCGAGCAGGGCCTTGTTCCAGGGCTGCCTTGGAGCTGGAGGGGCCAGAGCCACCGCATTGCCCGCACTGCCCACCGCTTAGCCCTTGCCCAGACAGCCCCCCTCAGCGCCCTGCTCTCCTCACACAGAGGACGCACAAACCCTCCCTGAGAGCCGGGCCTTGCTCTGCACGTCCCGGCCCGaggctccttcctcctcccgcCATGGCTcagcctgccctggctgccCGAGCCTGCTACCAGCACGCCCGCTGCTGTCACTGCTCTCCCGCCCAGGGAGGCCCCACGCTGGCCACTGCCACAGCAGGCAGACAGCGGCAGGCACCCACCTACCCTTTTCCTGAGCAGAGCGAGGCAGGAGCGGCGGATGCCAGCACTCACCGAGGGCAGCGCTTTTATTGCTGGCCGCCGAGtgcagggaggagctggccatGCTGGGGACACGTGGCCCACGGTGGCCAagcccctgcctcctccctgcgTGGCACGGGGCTGTTTTGCTGATGCCGTTTCCTTGCCGGCCCTAACCCGCTCTATCAGCCCCTGCCATCATCCCGCTTGGACGCTTGCCAGCTGCCACCTCATGGGCCAAATGAGCCCCGCTGTCTTTTCATTATCTCGGTGTGTAAGAGGGCACGCAGCGTGACAAAGGCTGACTGCAAGCGCCCGGCGTGCCACTGCTCTTCGCCAAGGGCTTGGTCTCACGGCGGCCCCGTGCCCTCTTTGCAGAGCCCCAGGCAAGACCAGGGTCATGGCACTGGGCAAGAAGGTGGCCTCGCAAAGGACTGCGGCACGCGAGCGACCGCATGACGTATGCCATGTGGCTATTATCTAGAGAGGCGCGAGGTTACGAAATGCCAAATCAAAGGCACTCCTCTCGGTcactgcctgctcagcacgATGCATCACTCGCCAGCCCAAGGCAGCCGGCCTCCCTCCGCCCCCAGGCACTGGCCATCAAGCTCTGCACTCTGGGGGAGAAAGACCACTCATGCGCTTCCGCGGGGTACGTGATGCAAGGAGCACGGATCCCCACCTGGGCCCACGTGCCTCGGGCTCATGCCAGTCCTGCCAGGCCCTTGCAAGTGTGGCGGGAGCCCCATTGCTGGGGGACGGTGCTGGGCAGGGTCTGCCCTCgagctgctgggcagctggGAGCCCTGTCACaatgcacagccacagcagccCACAGCTACGCTGGCCCCATTGGCGCTGGCgcctctcctcccagcagagcctggctgccaGCTCAGGGCACAGGTGTCTTCCCAGGGCAGAGCACAAGGCAGGCAGCgaggagctgcagaagcaggggCCTCTGCTGCCGCGCGCAGCCCCTACGAGGGGGATGCCCGCTCTCAATTAGCCCACGGAGCAGAAAGGGGAGGAGAGCCTCAGAAGGGGCATGTGCTGGACGGGTGAGGGGATGCTGACTCAGGGAGGGCCAGAAGCCCAACAGCCCTGTTGTCATTGGCAGGAGGGAGTGCCGCCTCTGCAGATTGGCCCAGGTGGTGCTGAGCAATGGCAGGGCCGCTATAAaagctctgcctctgccaggcTCTCCCATCCACTGCTCTGCTTGCCTTCTCCTCTGGGAACAGGGTAAGTCTGCGAGCGGTTCTTCTTCAGACCCCCTGCTCTGCGCCCGACCCCTGCGCCTCGGGTGCTCCCCTCAGCTGCTCTCTTACAACCTCTGCCCTCTCGCAGAGCACCATCAGATCCCGCACAAAGATGTCCTGCTACGACCTGTGCCCACCAAAAACCAGCGTCGCCGTCCCGCAGCCCATCGCCGAGAGCTGCAACGAGCTGTGCGCCCGCCAGTGCCCCGACTCCACGGCCTTCATCCAGCCGCCCCCCGTCGTCGTCACCTtccccggccccatcctcagctccttcccccagcaagCCGTGGTGGGCTCCTCCGGAGCACCGGCCTTTgggggctccctggggctggggggcctcTACGGTGCCGGGGCCACGCAGGGCTCGGGGGGCCTCTGCACCTTTGGCAGACCCTACGCTTCTCCCGCCTGCAGCCCTTGCGTCTTGCCCCGCTACACCAAGAAGCTGTGGGACACCTGTGGGCCCTGCTAGACCCTGACCCAAAGTCCCCGGCACCGCCCCCACACCAAACACCAATGCCACCGCCACCCATGCACGGCTGAGCTGGTGGGCACGAGGCACTGAGGAGTGCTGAGCAGCCCCATCCAACGCCTGGGCAGCTGGCAGTGCCGCTCACCCTTGGCCCTTCCTgccctcttcccctgccctttAATCCCCTCCCGTGCCCagtcctccctgccctgggacGGGGCAGGAGGTGGACCCGAAAggccctgtggggctgcagggccacGACTTCGGCATCCGGAGCGCTGCAGCAACGGGGCATCCGGAGAGACAATCGGTGCTCTGGGGAAgatccctctgcctcccccaacACATGGCAGCCAGCCTCTCTGGGTCTTGCCCACCCTCCCTCTGAGAgcctctcctgcccctctggGCACAATAAAGATTTCCTGCATCCAACTCgtgcctccctccctctttgtGCCCCTTTGGGAGGACCCCGGGGGTCGCGTGCCCGTCAGCTCTGGGAGGGCAAATGCTGAGATGCCCAGGAGAGGTGAGGATGGGCAGCGCTGGGAGAGGGAGGATGCAgacaggcaggggagagggagctTTTGGTTGGAGCttgcaggagctggggaaagGGCAGAGGGCAGAGAGCAGGCCAGGTGCTGGCAGCGCTCCTTTGCCTGGTCTTCGCAGTGCAGGAGAGACACCGGCACCGCCAGGTCCCGCTGATCCACCGAAGCACGGCAGCACCTCTGGGCACCTGCGcagaggaggctggacgagAGCCAGCGTTAAACCCGCGCTTGGGAAATGGCTGTCAcgtgctggagagcagcttgtTGAGGGTGGGCCCAGGGGATGCTGCTGGTGGACACCAAGGTGAGCACGAGCCGGCCACGTGTCCTGGGCCAAAGGCAGCCAGCGGGGCCCTGGGCTGCATGCTGAGGAGCATGGGcggcagggggagggaggggagcgtTGCATTTGCCTCAGCACTGGCGAGGCCACCCCTGCGGTGCTGTGTTgagcccagggctgcccagcacaggaGAGATGTGTGGCTCCTGGAGAGAGCCCAGCAAAGAGCTGCTCGCCGATGAGCGTcctggtttgggctgggataGAGTGAATTGCCTTCACAGTAGCTGGGATGGGGctatgttctggatttgtgctggaaacagtgtggATAATCGCGGgacattttccttcttgctgAGGAGATCCAGAGAGAGATGGGACTGTTCATGGTGGTGCAGAGGAGGCTCAGCGGGGCTCAGCAATGTGCAGAGAAGGCCAGCACGGCCAGCACATGCAGCGGAGAGCTCCCAAGATGATGAGGGGCCTGGAGTGTCTccctcatgaggaaaggctgagagacggGGTTTTGTTCAGCCGGGAGAAGAGAAGagtgaggggggatctcatcaatgcttctTAAAATCTGTGAAGGGTGGGTgccaagaggatgggactggactcttttcctTGGTGCCCAgtgagaggacaaggggcaatgagaCTATATTGGAAGATGGGAATTTCCACTTAAACGTGAGAGAAAACTCCTTTACTGTTCTGGTGTCAGAGcagtgggacaggctgcccggagatgctgtggagtctccttccctggagatattcaaaacccacgTGGATGCGGTCCTCTGCCCCTGTTCTAGGTGTACCTGTTCAAGCAGGGTGTTTggacgaggtgatctccagatTTCCCTTCCAACcacttccagcctgtgattctgtggttgtGTGGTTCTGTGACATGGCTGAAGGGGAGGCTTGAAGACGATGGAGCCAGGCTCATGTCAGAGGTGTCCAGTGCCAGGAGAAGAGCCAATGGTCACCACGTGAAACACAGGAGCCTCTGCCTCAATgtcccaaaataattttttccctgtgagGCAGACcgagcagtggcacaggttACCCCgtgaggtggtggagtctctgtccttggagacaTGCAGAAGCTGGCTGGCCACGGTGCTGGGCAGCGGGCTGTGGGTGAGCCTGCTGGAGGGGTCAGCATGAGAAGATGCCCTGCAAAGGCTCCTGCCACAGGAGCGTGGCTGCgatttctgtgatttcaggTGTGCGTCAGAGAAGGGAGGAGCAGCGCGCGTGTTGTTCTGTGCTGGGGGTAATAagcggaaggagaaagggaagcggagaaggagagggaagaagtggagggaaggggaagggtgggagggagaagaaggCGGCGGGAAGGGGAAAGACAAAGAGGaatgaggaggggaagggaatgggataaggaagaggaagggaagccTCCCCTTTGCTTTCTGCCGCCACGCCTCTAGTAGAGCCCAGGAGGCAGAAAGGGGCTGGGGTCGTGTCAGGCACGGCCCCCGGCTGGCCTCCAGACCCTGGGTAAGCTGCGCTCCTGCgcaaggaggctggaggtgTGCAAATGCCGCAGGGCTGTGTGtcctgcaggcaggggagcagcctGCGTTGAGGCAGGGCCCTTGGAGCTCATCTGCGGGACGGTGTGCGTCCAGAGCTGCCAGGGCTGTGCGGGGGGGTCTCCCCAAaagcagctgagcctggctctgCGGGGGCTGAGAGAGTGCCCTGGCGCAGCTGGCCGGGGCCCCGTGCAGGGCCAGGGAGCCCCGCAGCCGACGCTGGGCtttgaaaggaaaggcagagaggcaggcaTGGATTGCAGGCTTCTTTTATTGCAGTGCAGGAAAGCGGCCACTGGAGAAAGCCACGTACAAGGGAGGCACGCAGGTTGTCCCTGCAGGCTTTGAGTAAGGTGCTCCTTCAGGCTTCTCCCAGGCGGTGGTCATTGCAGAGACATGCCTGTGGGATGATGGTGTGCATCTGGGCAAGGTCGGGAttaaggaggaggaggagggtcatGGAGAGAGGGtaaggaggggagaaaggggTGAGGAGTGAGTCTGAGTGTCCCAAGGGCTGTGCCGGGGTCTTTGGGTCAGGGTCTAGCAGGGCCCACAGGTGTCCCACAGCTTCTTGGTGTAGCGGGGCAAGACGCA of the Phalacrocorax aristotelis chromosome 25, bGulAri2.1, whole genome shotgun sequence genome contains:
- the LOC142048291 gene encoding feather keratin 3-like: MSCYDLCPPKTSVAVPQPIAESCNELCARQCPDSTAFIQPPPVVVTFPGPILSSFPQQAVVGSSGAPAFGGSLGLGGLYGAGATQGSGGLCTFGRPYASPACSPCVLPRYTKKLWDTCGPC
- the LOC142048310 gene encoding feather keratin 3-like, whose protein sequence is MSCYDLCPPKTSVAVPQPIAESCNELCARQCPDSTAFIQPPPVVITFPGPILSSFPQQAVVGSSGAPAFGGSLGLGGLYGAGATQGSGGLCTFGRPYASPACSPCVLPRYTKKLWDTCGPC